In Anopheles arabiensis isolate DONGOLA chromosome 2, AaraD3, whole genome shotgun sequence, the genomic window tgctgttgctgatgatgatgctgctgctgctcccagTAGGATACAACCTTTAACCGGAATCATGTTGATGGCCTTGCTGGGACGTTCGTCGTCTGTGCCAAGGCAGTCATTATCCGCCACTGACGCACTCGCTGCGAAAACTGTGGCATTCTGTGGTGCCGAAACTTTCCaaaattgtttccatttttaatttctcatctgctcaaagctcaagccGGCCAGGCGGGTGATTCCTGCTTACCTCACCGAGCGAGCCGCTCAGTCACAGCTCATTTCACACGATTAGCAATGATTTTCTTTGTGTGCAGCGCGCGTATGTGCAGCAATTATGCGTTCCGAACAATTATCATCTATTCCGTGCGCACCTCTGACCTTGACCCAAAACGTCCGGAACCAGCAATCGAGCAACCTGGGGGTTCTAACGCTAACGGCCAGGTTCTTCTTCGCAGCAGAGCCTCATACGTAGCATCGGCCCGCTGGCAAGAGTTGAGCATGCTGTACATCACAAACGCTGCAACACACAACGCATTGGACGACACAATAGCTAGTTTTTTTCGTCTTCTATTCCCTTACCCCAAGACACCGGGCGAAGAACTGCCAGCGATGGGAAGGAGGCTCGATCGCTCGAATGATGCTGCGATTCGCGAAACAAACATTCCACAACAACGCTAGCGCTAGCAACCCCCTTGGTGGGGGTGAGCTCACGAGGAAACAATCATCTCTTGCGGCATTGTGTGCCGCGTTTTCGGTTCATCTGCACACTCTCTATTCTCCCCATCCatacatgcatacacacacacacacacgctcaatTGATCTACAGGTAAAGCGCAATGTGCCGTGGCGAAGCTGTTGGTACAAAGTAGTGTTTGCCGCTGCTCTCGTTGCAAATATCGAAACATCGGCCAATTTTCATACTAACGCGCGCGCGTCCCGTCTAACGGTAGAGAGCGTGTACGTTGGCTAATCGATGGGTCCATCTTGTTGCACGCGGGGAGGGTCCCGCGATACCATGGGCGGGCGTGAATAAACCCCAATGCCCCTTCCACTCGCCATGATCGGTCGAAACCGGGCGAAATAAGAGAATGCATCCGGAGGGAGGCCACCCGAAACGAGCGCGCGTCCCACCACAGGGGGCCAAGAGTTAGTATACACGGACTGAGAACTGGGTCGTTTATCGGGTCGTTTGATTCGGCTGCAATTagcattccccccccccctcggcGGTGCGGAGCGAAACACTGTTGGGGGAGCCAATTGCACAAGGCATTGCGAATTTCGTTTAGTTCGTGGACTCGATCGTTCGGCTAGCATTTTTCGTCCGTTTAATCCCAGCACTTCGACACTAATCGATTGGAACCATTGGTCGTCGGAACCGTGAAAGAAGCGTGAACGAGTATTTAAAACTCCCTCAATTTGTGTAGCCAATTCGTTGCAGCAAGagaaaaattgcattttcatTTGCCGATGGACAAATAATGCTCGAAAATTGGTGTCGCCTTGATCGCTTTGGGAAGTTATTTTCAACCCCAAATGACAGAACTGCAGCTTCATTATGTtcgctctcttgctctctctctctctctctctctctctctctctctctctctctctctctctctctctctttatttctGCGTTCTCTATTCACGATGCGATGCATCCGTCACAATTCTCAATCACTTTCCCCCGCTAGTAAATGCATTGCACAGCTTCCAACAATATGAACTTTTCCACAATAATGGAGCGTAAcataaaatgtaacaaaagaGACATGGGTTTTGATGGTTTAGTTCACTTTTTCCCAGCCTTACACCCACTTATACCCAACACACAGGACAAGAATGGAAAACCACCACTCAAACCACATCCGAACATTGATTGACGCTGGTAAAACCCCTCTGCCGGACCTTGTTAAACGATTGTTAAACCGTTTTTGTGATCTCCCAACTATCCACACAACGAAATGTGCGCTCGATTTTAGGTTACTCCGCATTAATGTGTAGTTCCCCGGGTTTATGTTGCTTTTAAACTAACCGATAGTgccgtgtttttttatggGTTTCGCTTTTCCGCTGCGTCGAGCACGTATCGGCCGCCTCAATAGGCAGCAACACTTTCGGTCGGTGGCTGTCGGTTTTGAAACTGAAATCCTCTGCAACCAGCCCGCAGCGCAATGATGGTGCGTCATTATCTCGGTCGGCGGGCTGCATGATAGTGCAATCGGCCACCCACCAGCCCACCAGCCCACTGTGTGGAGTAATAATCGTGAATAAATTCAATTAGCTTTGGCTTCCCAAACGCCTCCCCCTCCACAACccctttttatttgcattctcTGCGCCACCGTGACGTCTAGTGTGACGCATTTTGGGCATTACCTCGGCACTCGGTTCTTCATGTCGTGTGTTTGAAATTCAATAGAAACATTATCCAGAGAAGATCTAATCTGTACCGTTGATGGGCGATAGGAGAGCTTTCTTCgaaacattcaaatagtggCGTTTGATCGAAATTAGATCAACCAACAGGTACAGACGATAGCTCTCCAATAGAAAACTCCAACGAAAGCTCTCCTCGATACGAGCAGAGTTGGGCGTCTTCTTCGCACAGCTTCACACCGGCTTTGCTAAATGGTGGCAACAGAATTGAAGACTGGCAAATCTTGCGGCAAAATTCTCCACAAAAGGGAACGGTGAAGATCGGTGCTGCGTTTTGTACCGATTACTTCACCCCGAAGGTTCCCCACCACCGTTTCGCATCTCTTCGCAGCATCAATTGTTCCCTTGTCTTTCCCCCATGTGTAAGAGCTTTAtcgttggtgttggtggtgtttgtgttCCGCGCATAACAACCACCCAGCCGAGCGATCGCGAAACACGATGTCTCTAATTAGCGATATATTTGCACAACGGCTACGGCGCGTACGATTCCTAACATTCCTTTCTCGCTGTGGACTGTGTGTTGTAATCTCATCTCTTCCTTCGCCCATCTCACCCATCACAGGACCGGATGAACCGACGGGCGCCCAGATCCCGTCCATGTTTCTGAACTATCTCGGCAGCGACATCGACTGGAAGTTTAACACCGAGCCGGAACAGTACGCCTGTCTGGGGTCGCCGGAGCAGCGCTGCTACTGGCCTCGGGGCAAGGTACTCGGCGGCACGTCCGTGCTGAACGGCATGATGTACATCCGGGGCAACCCGCAGGACTACGACGACTGGGACGCGATGGGCAATCCGGGCTGGAAGTGGAAGGACGTGCTGCCGTACTTCATGAAGTCGGAGGACAACCTGCAGATCAACGAGGTGGACTCGAAGTACCATTCGACGGGCGGCATGCTACCGGTTGGGCGGTTCCCGTACAACCCGCCGTTCTCCTACTCGGTGCTCAAGGGCGGCGAACAGCTCGGCTACCAGGTGCAGGATCTGAACGGTGCCAACACGACCGGCTTCATGATTGCGCAGATGACGAACAAGAACGGCATCCGGTACAGTGCGGCGCGTGCCTTCCTGCGCCCGGCCGTCAACCGGGCCAACCTGCACATCCTGCTCAACACGACCGTCACGAAGGTGCTGGTGCATCCGACCTCGAAGACGGCGCACGGTGTGGAGATTGTCGATGAGGATGGGCATATGCGCAAGATTCTGGTGAAGAAGGAGGTGATCGTGAGCGGTGGAGCGGTCAACTCGCCCCAGATACTGCTGCTGAGTGGCATTGGACCGCGCGAACATCTGGAGAAGGTGGGCGTGCGTCCGATACACGATCTGCCGGGCGTGGGCAAGAACCTGCACAACCACGTCGCGTACTTTATCAACTTCTTCCTGAACGATACGAACACGGCACCGCTGAACTGGGCGACGGCGATGGAGTATCTGCTGTTCCGCGATGGGCTCATGTCGGGGACGGGCGTATCGGCCGTGACGGCCAAGATCAGCTCGAAGTACGCGGAGCGACCGGATGATCCGGATCTGCAGTTCTACTTCGGCGGGTTCCTGGCTGACTGTGCCAAGACGGGGCAGGTCGGTGAGCTGCTCAGCAACGATTCCCGCTCGGTGCAGATCTTCCCGGCCGTGCTGCACCCGAAGAGCCGCGGGTACATTGAGCTGAAGTCGAACGACCCGCTGGAGCATCCGAAGATTGTCGTGAACTACCTGAAGGAGGATCACGACGTGAAGGTGCTGGTGGAGGGCATCAAGTTTGCGGTGCGGCTCTCGGAAACGGACGCGCTGCAGGCGTACGGCATGGATCTGGACCGAACGCCCGTCAAAGCGT contains:
- the LOC120894054 gene encoding glucose dehydrogenase [FAD, quinone], with protein sequence MSSCACPMTSPVGATLAALCGGTQYMLFMGLLEVFIRSQCDLEDPCGRTKAKSSRNVDYEYDFIVVGGGSGGSVIASRLSEIKNWKVLLIEAGPDEPTGAQIPSMFLNYLGSDIDWKFNTEPEQYACLGSPEQRCYWPRGKVLGGTSVLNGMMYIRGNPQDYDDWDAMGNPGWKWKDVLPYFMKSEDNLQINEVDSKYHSTGGMLPVGRFPYNPPFSYSVLKGGEQLGYQVQDLNGANTTGFMIAQMTNKNGIRYSAARAFLRPAVNRANLHILLNTTVTKVLVHPTSKTAHGVEIVDEDGHMRKILVKKEVIVSGGAVNSPQILLLSGIGPREHLEKVGVRPIHDLPGVGKNLHNHVAYFINFFLNDTNTAPLNWATAMEYLLFRDGLMSGTGVSAVTAKISSKYAERPDDPDLQFYFGGFLADCAKTGQVGELLSNDSRSVQIFPAVLHPKSRGYIELKSNDPLEHPKIVVNYLKEDHDVKVLVEGIKFAVRLSETDALQAYGMDLDRTPVKACQDKDFGSQEYWECAVRQNTGAENHQAGSCKMGPTSDPLAVVDHELRVHGVRNLRVVDASVMPKVTSGNTNAPIIMIAEKGAHLIRRAWGAR